The Gossypium arboreum isolate Shixiya-1 chromosome 4, ASM2569848v2, whole genome shotgun sequence DNA segment ACCATCctattttatataaaacaaacatcggaaaatgttgaaaaatattttctataAAAGCTTTTATGTTGAAACAAATagaactttaatttttttttaatgtttttggtaCATATTACAATACTTCAGTTGCACAAGGTGTTAATAGGGATGGCCCATACTTTAAGGGGTGTGAAAAACTTTTAGATTGGGAATGACTCACACCATATATGGTACGAAGAATTGTTAGATCAATAGCTTGATAGAGTTTTGAGATCGAATTTTGATAGAATAAAGATTATATGGATGACTCACCCTTTTCCCCTAGTACTAAGGGAGTATTTATAGAGGAGGGTGGTTGGGTGTGGACCTCAACCATTGAGTTTCTTATTCTTTATGCGTAGCTGGAAGGTGAAAGATGTTAAGGTGAAAGATGTTAACTAAGTGGTATCGTTGGAGTTGATCTAAAGGGATTGAATGAGACACTTGTCACACCTAGAAATGATATGTTGTCAGATGTTATTAGACACTCTTCATATATCTTTTAAGTATTGTATGGATCCACTTGAAATGATGAGATATTTAGGTGAAGAAGAGTATTACTTTCTTGGCAAGGTCATGAGAACAAGCTTTTTCATGCTTTATTTAGTCATTGACTGATCTAGTAAGAGGGTTGTAGGGTGAGGGTATAACAATTGCCCGAAAACAAAGAATAGGTTATGAAAGGACTTGGCTTGAGTTGATTTATTGGTGAGGATTATTGGACTCTTGACGAGGCTTGAGAGAGTATTTGAAGTCCCAACCATTACACCTTTGAATTGATTGCCTTCAGAAGTGTGCTTGCCCTTGATTGAAGGTTTTTAGAATATACATCATTTCTTTTTACCGTCATTTCATGTGGGATGTCGGTTTGCTTTCCTACCAAGCACTTATAAATGGGTCATTTGTAGGGCCTTCAAGAGCAGtgatctttttcatttcttcttctatCTCTAGGCATTTCCTTTTCCTGAaaagttctttttcttttctgtgTTTGTTTTTCAAGGGTGTAAGTTCTTATCTTGATCTGCTTGAAGCACTGGGGTATTTCTCTTACTTTCCTACCATTGACTTTTTAGAAAGTCTCTTTGTCATCCTTTCCATGAGACTTTGGGGGGAATGACATGGGGCGTGCACCACTATTCTGAAAATTCATTTCTTGCATCCATCGGTCTTTGTTAGAGACAAGTTCTTGTTAGGGAAGAAGAGTCAAGAAAGCATGTTGATcaaattaatttgataattaactAAACCTAGTCTATTCAATCAATTTTGAATCAACTATGCCACTAGACACATTAATCTCACTCTaataatgtttttaaaaaaaaaatccaaattcaAAACCAAAGAATCGATTCTGATAAACACTCATTTTCCATCGCATGAGCTCTAGAACCCAATAATCCAAAACAGAGCAATGGAAACACCCCTTACCAGAATAATATTAACGTATCAGCTTTACCAGCTCAAATTACCAGAAAAAAGTTAAATTTCATTACCATAAAAAATGCAAATAAATTGTACACTCAAATCCATACAATCCAAATCTGGCTGCCTCTTAATGACCATCCATTGCAACTCTACTTATCAAGTAGGCTATTACAAAATTTCTCTTAAAATGTTAAAAACACCCTATTATGAATAATAATGTCTCTAGCTAGTTTAATTCGCAAAACAGAAAAAGAAAATTGTTGTAATATTCCAAAACTTATCTCATGGTAGTTCACAATAAATGGCTCTAGCTTGTTGAGCAGGCACGATGATCATCTTCATCTTCTAGGAGCCATTGATGCCGTATTTCCTTCAAAAAGTTGTTCAATCAACTCCTCGATGTCTTCTGGTTGATACTTTATATATTTCCCTGCTTGTTTATTGTTATCTAAGTACGACTTGAATCTCCCCAAGAATGACCTATATGCTGGAATCACCACGGATGATATCGAAACTCTAAGCTCCGATCTAAGCTTTCCGTCACTTACGATCCAACTGCTCTGCGTCTTGAGGATTTCGTCAAATATGGTGTTGAAGTTCTTGAACCTTTCTTTCAATATAGGCTTTGACACCTTCCCATTAACTTGAACACCCTCATGGCTAATACATTGCAACACATTGCTCCATGTTTCTCTTTGGTACGTCTTATGGTACCGCCTTAACTCGGATGTTCGTTTCCGTGACCAAGAAGGACCCATCATTTCATAGATCTCAGCCGACTCCTTGATCTTTTGCAGAATGTATCTTCCATTATTCATTAAGAAAACTAAGCGTAATGCCGGGTTCCTGTATAGCTTTGATTTCATCTCGATGTTGGCATCTAACAGATCCATGACCATCATTAACTTTAATGCGAAAGGGGAGAGTGGGGGGCACCGGTCGTCGTCTTCGGTGACGTCCTTAGACTCCTGCTCCACAACTTTCTGCCTGGGAGATCCCTGCACCTTGTCTTGCTTTTGAAATACTTGCTCTAGTGTGTCCTTGTACTCACAAGCATATTTTAGATAATTCATTGTGTAGCGAGTCAAGGGGTGAACTGCACCGCCTGCCACTGGGATTCTGCCTGCATTGTCATTCTTGATTGAATTCTCAAGCTGAGAGAAAATGCTCACCACGGCTCCACCGATCCTGCATTGAGCCATCGATGTCTCAGACATGAATTCCTCAGCCGATGAGTCGTTAACGATATCCAGATTCGCCAAATCGCGCAATGTCTCGTATATGTCCAAAAACTTGAATAGTTTCTCCGTGGAGTATCGTCTGGGCCACACCAAAGCATTCGGAAAATTAAGAAGCCTTATGCTCAAGGATGTTGCGAGATCGCAGAACAATCTCTGAGCAGTTAAACGATTTTCCGAAAATACAGAATCGCAAAGGTTGCGTTCGGCGGGGAAGAGATTGGTGGTGCAAAATTTCATAATGTGAATCCAATTATCAATCTCTCCTTCGAGCGATTCCCAGCTCATCTTTTGAACATCGTCCACATTGATGTTCTCGTAGCATTGCTTGCTAAACTCAACATCCAATGATTTTAGCCTAAGACCACCATAAACAGTGCAACATTCAGCCTCGTACCCTGCAAAGATCATTGCAGTGGCGATTTGGTTCATGACATGGATCGATTGGGACAAAAAATACGGGAACTCATCCTCCGGCTTCGAGCTGCCTTGGGATCCATCCGTATTGGGAGATTTAGGATCGACATTCGGATCGCCAGTGCGTTTAGGATTGTCGAGAAGAGCACGAAACTCGCATTCGAATAACAACATGGCACGAAAGTGAGCGGAGCTGGCTCGATTCAAGCAAGAAATTGCAGCTAAATCAGATGGGAATTCATCAAGATTATTTACGATCAAGGAAAGACGCCTCACAGCTTCGAAAAAAGAGTTGTCTTCGTCGATATTTAGGCCAAACTTGGCAGCGGGTTCCTTCTGTTCATAGAGAGCAATCCTGGAATCAACTAGCTCCTGCAATGGGTCAATACACTTGACAAATTTATTCTCACCAGGAACCAACTTTTGGATGAATTGGTCAACCTCTTCCAGGGTCTGATCTAGGTTAAAACCAGCTGGTTTCGATGCTTTTTCATTCTCATCAACAATCTCCAATTTGAAACTATCGTCCTTCtccattattattttactttggtTGTGGATTTTGAGAAGATGAGAGAGGGGTTcaacaaaaaagaaaatataacgTAAAAAGCGATGTTAGATTGATTGAACATGTTTGCGTTACGTAGAACCGTTGGTTTTTGGGAGGTAGCAATTAGTCGTTGACCTCACAACTTTCAATTTTGGATTCTTTTATTTTTGTCTTGTTATATCATCATTTTTAATTATTACATCCAACCCACTACTTAAATTCACAATACCTCGTtacaataaatataaaataatccaaatgtTTTATTCAATTATTGTTAAATTGATTCAAATAGTAATGACTTTTAATCTAATAGGTACTTATTCACTTGTTTGTAAGAATATTCAAAAAGTAAAATTGCTTTCATTGTTTTCAAAATTAGATTTAAAATCAATTGAAATATCAATTCagaataaaggattaaattaattgacttgcaaattaattaaattttttatatttattcaattaaaccagacaaattaaacaaattaataATTGATAATCTATCTTGTTTAACTTCTAAAACCCTTGATCGGCCAAAACTCTTATAAATAGGTCTAGTTGATAGCTTTTTGAAAAGGATAGTGAGTTTTGAAGGTGGTAGAGAAAAATTAATTTCGTCTTCGAAGGGTGTTTAAATACCGATTACCATGCAATTCAAAACATGTATGTACTTATATACTCACATGATAGTAATATTTGGCATCATAgaaaaggatatatatatatatatatgtataaaagtAGTAAGGTTTGAATGATGCCGCATGGTTTTATTCCTAAGAATACTACATTTGTTTTTTAAGGTTTTGAAGAAGGTTAAAGGTGGTCCTATTATAGGAAACGAAGCTTGAGAAATTGGTCTATCAAACAAGATATCGTTGAACTGGGCACATTGGTCGCTATTAATTAGTGTTAGGGATGACCAAAATTCTATctgattcaaaaaaaaattgaatttcgagttttgagtttgagtcgagttgaattttacaatttgaataactagaataattcaaatattagattaGTGTAAATACCCCTTTGGTCCCtattgattttgaaaattagtaaattagtcACTCTCTAAAAAAATACagaataattcaaaataattttaaaattcaacatatttataaaaattccaaattttatatattttaaaaattatacaagATTTTAATACttctaaataatatataaagaaagataaaattttaaaaatttctaaaataataatttagggactgaaataagttaattaatgattcaagtttatcatactaaagcatcttattattattattattttgctttgaaaaagttttcaaatatatatagtttaaaatttatatgttctaatatggaattagttatattgtaataagattttgatttgacatgtttaattttttaatttaactcaaacaatttcactcgattcgaaaaaattttaACAAGAGTTTAGATGATAAAATATGACTCGTCAACTTGATTAATTCGAAATTTTTTTCACTCGATTAGATCGAATGCTCACTCCTAATTGGCATTGCAATGTGTCTTTTAAATCTTGGGAACGTTTcaaccaaaacaatcatttaaggATAAAGATTATTAATGATAGATTGATTAATGTCTTCAGGGAAACAAATAGCATAATGAAAGTTGGTGTTGATAGAAGTGGGGTTAAATTTTCCTATTAGTCcctataatttgtaaaaattgtgtATTTAgtttatgtattttaattttatatttttatattttactttttattcaatttagtccttaaattcaAAATAACCATAACTTTCAATTTTAAACATCAGTTTAAAATCTGATTTTATAAACATTTATTAGGGTCCCTATACTTTCTATTCCTaccaaaatttcataacaatttttcattttattcactttagtccctatgtaCGAAACTAACAATTAAACGTTACAATCTAGCCcttttcataatctaagcttaCAATCTATCTATTTCAAACTAgattcttcaagaaatcaacaatggcaactttcaaaaactttaacagttttacaaattggtacatgggctagctaaatcatgCTCTCATAACctcaaatacattaaaaaaaaattcaagaaaaggACTTCAAATTACCTCAAAATGTATGGTCGAAAGTTTTGAAACTAAAAACCCTTTTCTCGTTAGATTTCTAAGGTTGGACggtagagaagaagaaaaaagatcACAACATTTCACTACTTCATCCTTTTTATACTtggattaaatattaattaactaagaattaaccttagttaattaattaaacctTAATTACCATTAGCCAAATTAGTGGAGATTAATATCATCATCCACTATCTTATGTTGAAAAATGATTTATTTACCACTGTAGAAATTTGGCTAATTGCAATTTAAGTCCCTAAGTCTTTGgccaattaaaaatttatagtgattggacttttacaatttagtccctacacctaaattaactatttaattgataaaattgATGGACGAAACATGAATATACTTTTCCTAACTccgtaaatattcatattttatatttacgGATTCGGTAAACAAAAATGGGGTTCCAAAACCACATTTTCTGGTATCActaaaaattgggttgttacaattgcTCATTGGCACTGTTCATAAATTGCCTAAAGAATCTCCCCCTTTTAGAAATTTTTTGAACAAAACCATAACATGAGAACATATAGAAGAAAAGATACAAAAGCTCCTCCTAAGTAACCCCCCTTAATAAATCATTCATAACTATTAGCATAataaagcaaataaatcattaatgTTGTTAAAGAGATGAACGTATTAATAATCAAAGTactttaatttatattatagcaagatgaattgaaaaaaaaattcaccAAAATAATAAGCAAAGAAATCAATGTTCATAAAAAACatcccaaataaaaataataaagtttatagataaaaaataattgaaaaacactAATagtaggaaaaaaaaaacaacttcAACAGCTTCGAGCTTTAGTCCCCTTTTTTGTTCAATAATTCTACCAAAGAGCTACTGAAGTTTCTTAGCCAAAAAATCATTCCCCAGGGCCTTAGCTCGACGCTCATTGGCAATTTCCTAATACTTTATTTTGTCCAATCATTTCAATACTTTTTTCTAATATGGTACATGTGTTATTTTTTGTCTAATTTGGTACTtgtatttgataaaaaaaatattttttttgtacCCAATGGTAATGGTGTTAACTTTTTAGTGTTCAAGTTGAATTTTAGGGTTGACTTGATGAAATTTAATTACTAATATTATTATGTCTGAATCTAGGGAAATTGTATTATTTTAGGGTACATCAATGGCAAGAAGAGAAAGCTCTTATTAAGGAACAAAATGATTAAGAAAGCACTGGAAAGATCTTAAGTAATAACTAAAGAAAGAGTTCGACGTGGTATTAACAAAAGAGGAAAGTCTATGGTACCGAAAATCTCATTAGAAGTGGTTGACTGAAGGGAACAGAAACACCCATTTCTTCTATAGTAACAATATTAATCATAGAAAAATCAACTCGATAAGGTGTTGAAGACTAGTGATAATATTTGGTGTGTTGACCAAGAAAGGTTGAAATGGTTGACGTTGGATTtttattttaacctttttttttatgGATCAATATGTTGTTAGCATCTATACTACTCATGGTTCATGTTACAAAATTTATGAGGATGAGCTTAAAGGCTTATACACCACGATCAGCGGTAATGAAGTTAAAAATTTTGTACTTGATATGATGCCTTTAAAGGCATCAAGAATTGATGGCATGCATGCTTTCGTCACCAAAAAAATTGGAATCTAATCGACAGTAATTAAttgcttctctctctctctctctctctccgtACTCGTGAACAAATAGAGAGAGATATAAAGATCAACACtcgagaaataaaataaaatgtaattatCTCATCTTTACTGCAAGTGTGACAGGTCTAttgtaatatttgtagtgttGCAATGGAAAACtagagtattccaaggatcgaaccCAAGAGAATCGTGGATTGAACAACTTCTAAATAACATGTGTGTAAAAATAAAGTGTCTAAACAAATAATCCCAAAAAGCTATATTGCGACAATTCATAAAATCAAGAAAAATTAATCTACTTTACTATCTAGctagcaaggactaaattgtaaaacatgcaaaattacgaAATTAACAATTAAATGACAAAAGGTGGTTGGTTGAAATTGATGTGGTTCACTAATCCTTGAATTAGGGATCCAAATTATTTAAACTTCCAGAATGGCTCCATTTTACCTCTCTGTCTCCACTTTACCAAGTTAGACAAATTTATTCGGATTATCTCTTAATCTCACCGGATCCAAATCGATAGTCTTGAGAAATGTTGCTTATCGACCATAATCACACTTTGACATTTTTAACTTCCATGGCTGGCTTTGGAATAAGGGACACTTGTTCTCTATTAGGTTAGCTTATGAGTCCTTGAACAACAAAAGCGTTTCGACAATTGATAAACACTGGAAGTTTCTATGGAAGTATCAAGGTCTACAAAGAGTCAAAAATTTTCTATGCCAATAGATTACATCAACACTTAGATGATGATCCATCGTGTGGCCAATATGGTGATCAACTCGAAGATATATACCACATATTGAAGAAATATTTTCTCGTGACTGCTTTATAGCTAAGGCTTGTGAAG contains these protein-coding regions:
- the LOC108459192 gene encoding exocyst complex component EXO70B1; amino-acid sequence: MEKDDSFKLEIVDENEKASKPAGFNLDQTLEEVDQFIQKLVPGENKFVKCIDPLQELVDSRIALYEQKEPAAKFGLNIDEDNSFFEAVRRLSLIVNNLDEFPSDLAAISCLNRASSAHFRAMLLFECEFRALLDNPKRTGDPNVDPKSPNTDGSQGSSKPEDEFPYFLSQSIHVMNQIATAMIFAGYEAECCTVYGGLRLKSLDVEFSKQCYENINVDDVQKMSWESLEGEIDNWIHIMKFCTTNLFPAERNLCDSVFSENRLTAQRLFCDLATSLSIRLLNFPNALVWPRRYSTEKLFKFLDIYETLRDLANLDIVNDSSAEEFMSETSMAQCRIGGAVVSIFSQLENSIKNDNAGRIPVAGGAVHPLTRYTMNYLKYACEYKDTLEQVFQKQDKVQGSPRQKVVEQESKDVTEDDDRCPPLSPFALKLMMVMDLLDANIEMKSKLYRNPALRLVFLMNNGRYILQKIKESAEIYEMMGPSWSRKRTSELRRYHKTYQRETWSNVLQCISHEGVQVNGKVSKPILKERFKNFNTIFDEILKTQSSWIVSDGKLRSELRVSISSVVIPAYRSFLGRFKSYLDNNKQAGKYIKYQPEDIEELIEQLFEGNTASMAPRR